In Erpetoichthys calabaricus chromosome 2, fErpCal1.3, whole genome shotgun sequence, a genomic segment contains:
- the LOC114642859 gene encoding cadherin-related family member 4-like codes for MASVNFEYTASIIVKDVRYPELSAVVKVYITVTPVNQYYPQCHPPFSHNIKKNSPLSYIVGRVNATDRDWRFNDLRYSIIGGNPFPPLFIIDPHLGFIQLINTLQYEKRSVYKLEILIVDVNQDIIPDPINQKTTNCTITVNVEDTSITCYPWYIRTTICSTLPTRSSVANLNCKSWNSDFSYEITGGNTDQMFLVDQGNIFTKKTFNFLYPGIITPPNYEVLVVVSDNSQPYTSATATVAIQVVYCTTTTVTTTHTTTHTTRTTRIATMVDYYWAPDPWFVALMTVTGVLLLLLLLFIILKLLRRYGLCLPPPDEACKPLLQENSFTIIRNEPKIESNESIETGVLQTIEDETTMIVNQIPTEFDGKAVDPLTGKEYLYNSVTGERRWI; via the exons ATGGCGAGTGTTAACTTTGAGTATACTGCCAGTATCATTGTAAAGGATGTTAGATATCCTGAACTGTCAG CTGTTGTGAAAGTGTACATTACAGTGACACCAGTCAATCAGTACTATCCACAATGCCACCCTCCTTTCagtcataatataaaaaaaaattccccaCTGAGTTATATAGTGGGGAGAGTGAATGCCACGGACCGTGACTGGAGATTTAATGATCTCCGCTACAGCATTATTGGAGGAAACCCCTTCCCACCACTGTTCATCATAGATCCACATCTGG GTTTTATTCAGCTCATCAATACCCTTCAATACGAGAAACGTTCTGTTTATAAGCTGGAAATTCTTATTGTGGATGTGAATCAGGATATAATTCCAGATCCTATAAATCAGAAAACGACTAATTGCACCATCACTGTGAATGTAGAG GACACCTCCATCACATGTTATCCATGGTATATAAGGACAACCATTTGCTCTACATTGCCTACACGTAGTTCAGTGGCAAATCTTAATTGCAAATCTTGGAATTCAGATTTCTCGTATGAAATCACTGGTG GCAACACAGATCAAATGTTCCTTGTTGACCAAGGAAACATCTTTACAAAGAAGACTTTCAATTTTCTCTATCCTGGTATCATCACTCCTCCAAACTATGAGGTCCTCGTAGTGGTGTCAGATAACTCACAGCCATACACCTCTGCAACAGCAACAGTGGCGATCCAAGTGGTGTACTGCACCACCACGACTGTGACAACTACACACACGACCACG CACACCACCAGAACAACCCGAATTGCAACAATGGTGGATTACTACTGGGCTCCAGACCCATGGTTTGTTGCTTTGATGACAGTGACTGGAGTGCTTCTCCTATTGCTCCTGCTCTTCATTATCTTAAAGTTGCTCAGAAG gtaTGGCCTCTGTCTGCCACCTCCTGATGAAGCATGTAAACCTCTGCTTCAAGAAAA TTCATTCACTATTATAAGAAATGAACCAAAAATTGAAAGCAATGAGTCCATTGAAACAGGGGTACTTCAGACAATTGAGGATGAAACAACGATGATAGTAAACCAGATTCCCACG gaatTTGATGGAAAAGCAGTTGACCCTC TTACAGGAAAAGAGTATCTCTACAATTCAGTTACTGGAGAGCGTCGCTGGATTTAa